Part of the Suricata suricatta isolate VVHF042 chromosome 8, meerkat_22Aug2017_6uvM2_HiC, whole genome shotgun sequence genome, GGCTCCTCCAGATCTCAATTccctcccgcttcccctcccccaccacatgTGAGTACTTCCAGAGTGTGATCCACGAGGATGAAAAACAAAGGCCTTCTAAGACCTACAGGAAACTGAGGACCTGGGACATTTCAAAACCGAATCCACCCCCACCCTTAATGAATTACTCCTTGTTCACTGAAAGCTGTTCGCCAGCTGCAAGAACACACCGAAAGGGTCAAATACTTAAGTGTGAGGCACCTGCGAACTAAGCGGCTTCCGAAAGGTCCTCTCCCTGGGGCGCTTCCCGGAGACCCCGCCCCCACTActcggcgccccccccccccaaacactcCCGGCCCTGGGCCACCGACAGAGCTGGGCTCACCTTTGTTTCCTTGACCTTTTGGTCTCTGCGGGCGAAGTAAACGTCGCCGAGCAGCAAGTCGTccgaagaagaaatggaaaagaagagacCAATTAAAGCCGGGCCCGAGACGGGAATAAAGGAAGAGGCATGGGGGGAGGCGTCAGGAAGGATGGTGAGGGGGAGGCTGAAAATGGGAGGCGGGGAAAAGCGCAGGCCGGAGGGGCCCGCAGAGAAAAAGCGGGGGACGCGCCAGAAACAACGCGAGCGGACCAGGGCttcaaggaaggggaaggaaacaaggaagaaaagcGGCCCGCCGACAAGAGGGAAGGCGGCGCGGCCGGTGGGCTCCGAGGCCCGGGGAGAAGCGGGGACTGCGGGCTGAGGGCGAGGCTCTGGGCGCGGCCGGGCCGAGAGGCCCGAAACCCGGCCCGCGAGAGGCGCCGCCTCTGCTCGGCCCGACCTGGGGCGGCGGGCCCGGGCCTAGTCGGGCTCCCTCTCGTCTCACACAATGGCCGAGGCATGCGGGCCAGGCCCGTACCTGCTCCAAGAGGCTGCTGGCCGACATGGCTCTCGGATCCTCACGGGTGGCGACAACGGTGGGCTCTCGTcagggcggcggcggcggcggatgAGCCCTGGCGGCGGGAGGAGGCGGCGCGGCGGCGGCTTTTGTCCCTGACACTCGGGGGCCTCGGCGGACGCAGCGGAGACACAGCGCGCGGCTCGGGCTCCGGCTCCGACTCGGCGACGCTCTAGCCCGAGAGCTCAACGCCCGTCTCTATGCCTTTACGCGCGCACCCGCCCCTCGCAGCTGAAATAAGGGCGCCGAACGGCGGAGGCGGGCGGCGCGCGCGGCGCGACGCTGACTCTCACATTCACTCACCCACGCGGAAGGGGCCCGGCGCGAAGCACCCCGGGAAGGAAGAGGCGAGGCCGCAGCGCCTCCTAGTGGGCTGGAGGAGCGGAAGAGGCGAGtgcgccctccccgcccccaccgcctCAGGATTGGGGCCTATAGGAAGGTGAGGGCGGCCAGGGTCGCTTCACGAGGTTTTGACCAACACCTGGATAGAGCAGCGTTAGCTTGAGAAAACCCACGAAAACATGTTTTCTCAAAAAGCGATCTCCAAAGCGCCAGAGAGCTCAAAATAAACCAGCCTCCCAGCTGCAAATGGCACCCTATCCCCATGTAGGAGGGAACCCTGAGAGGGGTCAAAGCCCCCAGGGAAACTTAATGGGGGCCCTACCCAGAGAAAGATAcctcaccaccactaccaccaggGACCTGGTTATCTTCCTTTGGTGGGCTGCAAAAAGAGTGCCCAAAGAGGAAAACGTCCACAAAAAAATCTGGTCTCCTGCAAAGGGTATTTGACATTGTAGGGAAGACCATTTACAGCCCTTTTTTAGGGAAGTCATTGGCCCACCAGGATACTCTGTTCAGTGACtctattttcaagaaaaacagaactcATGCATCTACACAAAATTTTACATGTATGTTCAACAAGTCCAGAGAATCTATAAGACTATGGACTTCAAGAGAGAATGTCCTTAatctggagaaagagggagatgaacTCTACCTGAATTCCTGCTGTAGGTTAGATATTGTTGATAGgttctttcaaacatttaaaagccAGCAGCGTCTTCAAAATAATGGTTGGTCTGTTTTACAACTGGagaaacagagaagttaagtaatgtGCCCAAGTTCACAAAGCTAATAAATAGTCATGTGTATCTGACACTAAGAGAAACATAATAGTGTACCtccacccccaaaagaaatcctGTATTCAGGAATCATAATCTAGAAGAGATCTAAAATATGGGCAAAGGCATTTTTAATCATCAGCAAGCCTAATTCATGCAGGGATATTTGAACCTAGGACACCCATCTCCTAATAGCTTTTGTTATTGCAAATAGtagtaaacagataaataatgCACTATTAAGTGTCAACCTGATACCATCCACTCTCTGGAAATAGGAGGCTTTGGTGGattcagttgtaaaataaatgataacacAGCACCTTGGATTTTGCATTATAATTTTGCTCAAAGCATTTAAGCTTGTTTTCTGTGCATAATCACATTTATGGTTGGAATGAATAAGGCGAGGCATCAGTATGTGATAGACTTCTGGCAGAGACCTTAAAATGTCAAAGTCTCAGAGCATAGATCCCATCAAGGGAATAAAAGAACCCTAgtaatccttttttcttttctttcttttttttttaaagatattcagCCAGTTAACCTCATTGCCTATACTTACCCTGGAAAGCAGCATGATTTCATGAAAAGAGGATTTACCAAGAGTCATgtcctgggaaggggagggactAAATACTGGCCTCACAACCAGATTTGCAATATTAGGTAAATTACTAGAACTTTCATAAATTCCCTCATTTGATAAAGGGGATAATAATACCGACCGAACAAGTTTGTTGTGAAGATAATgtctaaaacacacacatacactgaagCAAGTCTGATACATTGCAGGTTCCTTTCCTATAACCCCATTAGAGGATAATAGTGAAAATTTCCTCCTTCCAATGCCTTGTGGTATGTGAAATTTTTCATATAGTAGTTCTCCCTTTATCTGAGGTTGCACTTTACATGGTTTCAGTTAGCCATGGTCAACTGTGATCCAGACCCGATGATTCTTTTGACATGTGGTCAAAAGATCAATAATAATTTAATGCTAGGTCACAATACCTATATCCCTTACCTCACATCATCTTATCATGCAGGCATTTTATCAACTTaaatcatcacaagaagggtgagtatattataataacataatggcagagggagggaggtgctACTTATTTATGACAAATATCCCACATCCCTCTGATCCTCTCCAGTCAGAAGTTCTTTGAAATGATGCAGTGGATTGTGGCCAGGCAAAGGATGGAGTCGTCTGACTCACCCATCCTACAAATGGCCCCACAGATAGCAAAGTTTTCAAACTGACTAttgaggggatgcctgggtggctctgttaagcatccaactccacctcagctcaggtcatgatttcacagtctgggGGATGGatccccacgtcaggatctgggctgacagtgtagaacctgcttgggatcctctcttcctGGCCACTGCTTgcactcgtgtgctctctctttctctctctcaaaataaataaataaatttaaaaaaaataacaaacggACCATTGAGCTTACTTGTCACCTTGTCAACCTTGGCTATGTTCATCTGGACGGACCTGTGGTCCTTGACACTGATAATGTGGTTGCTGGTGGAGCATTTCTGATTCACGTACAGGTCCATGAACTTGCCAGCATTGTTATGCATGTCAAGGGTGCATCTGCTGCCAATGCCACAAATGCAGGAGgcattctttttgtttggtttttaaatgtttacttactcaTTTGGTGGAGGGGacggggaggggccgagagctcagaagagagagaatcccaagcagggcttccactctcagtgcagagcctgcaccagggcttgacctcatgaaccatgagatcatgtcctgaggcaaaatcaagagtcagacacttaaccaactgaggtgccCCAAGCTACAATAAGATATTCTTGAGAGACTGCATCCACATAACTTTTGTTACAGTATATTGTTGCAattgtttattattgttaatttcttgtgccttaatttataaattaaactttatcataggtaaaTATGTATACgaaaacaaaacagtatataTAGGGTTTAGTTCTACCTGCAGTTTCAGACACCCACTGGGAGGTCTTGGAACATGTTCCCCATGGATAAAAGGGGACTGCTCTAGTTCCTTTGGGGTTATTTTCTGTCCTCCAGGATTTCCCAGTTAAAATGCAATATCCTTGAAAGAAGGGTAAACTCTAAACCTGCATTAGTTCACCAAATTGGTTTAACTGGCCCCTGAACACAAGAGTGGTGATTTAATCactgggaaaggaggaggaagtcTGGAATGTGGAGTATCATCCTACAGGGACAGACCCCTCCTGGTTTGAGAAAAGCATACTCTACTGGAAATGGATTTGGGTTCTAATTTCAGCTCTGCCACTgggtggaggagcagggggaaggggggagagagaatcttaagcagcctccatgccctgcacggagcccaacagagggctcaatCTAATgaatcatgagccaaaatcaagagttgaatgcttaactgactgagccacccaggcgcccctcaatccctcttttaacaagtatttattaagggCCAGGCAATGTGCTGGATAGAAAGTCTTAAGAGTTCACTTACCTCTAAAGCTTATAGACTGGTCAGGGAAAATGACAGGAAGCAAATAGTTATTCAATTCCAGTTGTGCAAAGTGCAGTGAGAAGGCACAGATGGATCTAGCCTAGTCAAGGGCTAAGGACGTTTTCCCTGAGGTCATAAGCTTCAGCTAAAACCTGAAGGGTGACAGAAATTGACTacacaaggagggaagggaagttgGGAACAATATATGCAAAGGCCCTATgtggggaaggagctgggcaCTGGTGAGGAACTGAAAGGCCAGCATGACTGGCGCATAATGAGAGCGAGGGTGGCACCAGATGAGACTGGAGAAAGGAGACAAACAGGGACTTAAGTCATTAGCTGCAAATAACGATCCGAGtgagttttatgttttaagaCGTTCCTTCTGGTTGCAGTGTGGGAAATAAATCTAGGGAGAAGAGAGTAATTTAAGAGTAAGAAGAGGATTGTAGTAAGTCCAGGCAAAAGATAATGGTCCAACATAATGGTAATGAAGATAGAAATGGACCCAATGGACATTTTAGGAGTAAAATGAGAAGTCTTAGTGATGGATTAGATTGAGGGAAGGGCACTAAAGGTGAAGGAGTTTTCAAAGGCGATACCTGATTTGATTTGAGTAGTTGGGTAGATGAGGTggcatttttttaagcttatttatttattttgatagagagcatgcatgtgagcagggggaagtgcagagagagagggtgagagagaatcccaagcaggttccatgctgtcagtgcagagcccagctcgaggtttgatcccacgaaccatgagatcatgacccaagccaaagtcaagagtcagacgcttaaccgactaagccacccaggcacccagaagtGGCATTTTTTAATGTGGGGAGATTTGTGGGGGTGGAGAAAGATCATAAGTTTATCTTTGGACATACCAGGTTTCAGGAGAACATAAAATATCACATAGAGATGTTCTGTAAAGAAAGGGCAGAGGACATAGGAAACATAGCTGGGAACACAAATCTTGTAATCTTTAGTATAGAGATGTTAGTGGAAATCAAAGGAATCCATGAAATGTCctcagaaaagagggagaagagcaaCTGGCCCAGACCTCtaccagagagacagaaggggagacaAGGAGAGTAGATCATTCCCTCACTTGGAATCTACCTCCAAGGCTCTCAAACAAGGAAGTTGGACCAAAATAAGTTCTAAAGTCCCTTCTGGGTTCACCACTTTCGATGTCTAGAAGGTAGAAACCTAAGCAATCCTTCTGCATATCtgaagtggggagtggggagaagagagaaaaaagaagttggAAAGAGGACAGATTGTACATACTCTTCAGAACGTTGCCACAGGCTGGGGCTGGGTCCTAGAGCTCTACTTCTCAAAACTTTCTAGCCTTCAGAATAGTAGACCTCGCTGCCTTAGTAAGGCAGGAAAAGAGAGATGTTTATATCCTTTACTCAACTGACGGTGTACGAGCCTAGTTTTGAAGATTTCTCCTGGTTTTCTGGAGCCTACTCAATGTGCAAAGCTTGCCGCTCCCCAGCCCTGTGTATTTCTCACTATACTTATGCCCCAGCCACCCTGAACTTTTTCTCAAATACACGTTGTTTTCCTTGGAGCCCACGATTCTGCACATGCAGTTCTTTCTGCCTCAAATACACTTGTCCTCGCCTCTACCCAGCTCCTGTTTTTCAAGACCCTCATCAAATGACGCCTTATTTCTTCCCCCAAGGAGAAAGGTGCTCTATTTTTTTATCCATAATTTTAGTCATATTTCCTTACTGTAACATTTTAGTGTATTAAAACTTTCAGTTtacatcaatatttattttcttttggaagtcTTAGATTCAGTTGAGAATCTAATGGGAATAATGAATTTTCTCCTTAGGAAAAGGTATATGCACTAAAATTTTTGCCAACAATCTCATTAAGCAGGCCTGTTTCCAGGCCCACCTATCCCCATGGACCCCAGGTTAAGAGAACCAACCCTTAGCTTATATGTTGTTTTTCTGATAAATCTACGACTGCTTATAGaacaaggaatatttttattactgatcTTTATATTCCAAAgccaagtaaatatttgttgagttaatTTATTAAtggggcagggtgcctgggtggctcagttggttaagtgtccaacttcagctcaggtcatgatctcacagtttgtgggttcaagccccacgtcaggctctgtgctgacagttcagagcctggagcctgtcttcagattctgtgtctccctcttctctacccatctcccactcactctgtgtctctctctctctctcaaaataaaaataaaagacattaaaaatttttttaaatgtattaatggggcacctgggtgactcagtcagttaggcattcgacttgactcaggtcatgatctcacagtctgtgggttcaagccctgcttcaggctctgtgctgtcagctcagagcctggagcctgctcagactctgtgtctccctctctctctctgctcctcccccactcgctctctgctctgtctctcaaaataaaataaagacattaaaaaaaataattaaaaacatttattatttattttcaggattcACCCTAGTAATCTCAATCtccattttattaatgaaaatctGGTGGATCAACAtatgttaaaaagttaaatgtgcaggggtgcctggctggctcactcagaagagtatgtgactcttgatctctgggtcatgagtttgagcccaacattgggtgtagagattagtgaaaataaaatcaagaaaccTAAAAAGGAAGTTAAATGTGCAGACTTTACTAGCTCAATTGAATGTGAAAAGACAGCACTTTGGAAATCCCAAAGTAAGTAGAGATTGGCTTTGTAGTGTGCAGATGTGTGTTATGACTGGCTGAATTTAAGCATGAAAGGAGCAACATGAGAACATggctaaaggaagaaaagacctACAGCGGGCCAGGTGGCCTTCGGACACTAGTAAGTCACAGCTTTGTGTATCCAAAGGAAGCTGTTAGAGACATCAAGCGCAGAAAAGAACAAGCACCAAGAAAGGCCCAGCagtaaaggtgcctgggtggctcagtcgtttgagcctccaactccagctcaggtcatgatgtcacattcgtgggtttgagccctacttccggttctgtgtctccttctctctctgcccctcccctgctcgtgctctgtctctctctgtatcaaaaataaataaaacatttaaaaaattaaaaagaaaaaaagaattcaactcGGAGTCTAGAGGAAATTTTCACCAGTCCTCCAGGAAGTAAGAAAAGTAATGATCATGTAATGAGTTTTTCATAAAGCTAAATGTATTCAATGCAGAGGACTGTTCCttattctgaaattatttctctatcttttttgATGTAAAATgccctttcttttcaaataatgcCAATAAGAGttggccatttttcttttctttttttttttaagttgaaatatgCTGAGTCAgtataccttttaaaatgtggaaacaaggggtggctggatggctcaatgggttaagcatctgacttcggtttaggtcatgatctcatggttcatgagtctgatggggctctctgctgtcagtgcagaacctgctttggatcctctgcctccctctctctctgctcttccctgcctcaaaaaaaaagaaataaaaatatttttaaaaattaaaaaaaagtgtgtattaaaaaataaaataaggggcgcctgagtggctcatttggttaagcatcagacttcagctcaggtcacaatctcactattttcgagttcaagccccacatctgggccctatgctgacagcttggagtctggagcctgctttggattctgtgtctacctctctctgtccctcccctgcttgcactctgtgtgtgtgtgtctcttgaaatttaaaaaaaaaaatttttaatgttttaaataaaaattttaaaaatgtggatgcagaaacaatgtatatatatttttaaaggtttatttattttattacatccctcaaataaggattttttaaagagattcctgggtgggtcagttggttaagcatcttactcttttttttttttaatgttttatttatttttgatacagagagagacagagcatgagagggggaggggcagagagagaaggagacacagaaccggaagcaggctccaggccctgagctagctgtcagcacagagcccgacgcggggctcaaacccacgaaggtgagatctgacctgagctgaagccggaggcttaaccgactgagccacccaggcgccccaagcatcttactcttgatataggctcaggtcatgatctcatggtttgtgacttcaagccccacatcaggctctgtgctgagggtgcggaccccacttaggattctcattctcattctccctctccctcttccccttccctgctcactctctctcaaaataaataaataaacttaaaaaaatccttatttgGTAAAATGTAATGCTGTGAACCCCATGTTGGTTCCTAAGACTTTTTTGTCCTCTCtctttaagtttgagagagagagatagagacagagacagagagaatatcccaagcaggctccactcagcaaagagcccaatgcagagcttgatctcatgactgtgagatcataacctgaacagaaatcaagtcagtcgcttaatcaactgagccacaaaggcacccttttttttcctttttattgacaCATAGGACCTAAAAGTCCAAGTGGCAGTGTGCTAAGGAACAGCTACAGTCTCAATCTCAAATAatcaaagagagaaatggagggcaAATAACATTTCTGGAGACAATGCCAAGGGGAAATGAAGCCAGGGAGCCCCTGGAAGGGCTGGTTCAATGTTAAGTTTGTGCCAAGGAAGAGTAATTAAACCAATGACTGTGTCTGAACTATTTGTGACAATGTTTTAAATCTAAATCCTTCCTTGGTCCTTGGGAAGGGactacaaagaattttaaaaaggcaacaatATGAGTTGTGTCCAGTTTGCTCAGAAAGGCTAACCAGAGTGCCTCAGTCAACAGCAGTGGGAACCTAGCATTTCTGTGGCATAACAGTTCCAATTTTGTTCCTGGACCAAGGGAATGTTTACTTCTTGCTCAGTTAGCAAAGGCTTTATAATGCTACTGATGTTCTACGGAGTAGGGATCCTGTGTAGCAACTGACACATGGGGTTGGGCTCCACAGAGTAGGACCTTAACAAAGAAATGAAGGAGTTCTAAGCAGGGTCTCTGACACCAGAATCATCTCAAACAGGGCCATTAACAAAGTGGTAAGTCAGAGGCACCTGGTTTGGCTTAGTCAATAGGGTGTACAACTCAATCTTCAGATCATGAGTGTAAGCCCCttattgggcatagagattacatacatagatagatagatggaaaTAGAAATGTGGTAAGTCTGTACTTCCTGTGACTGACAGAAGATCTGGGTTCTAAAATCCTTCATTTAGGTGaactttccttccctctgtaaggatgcaggtca contains:
- the LOC115300299 gene encoding 40S ribosomal protein S21-like — encoded protein: MHNNAGKFMDLYVNQKCSTSNHIISVKDHRSVQMNIAKVDKVTSKLNGPQFENFAICGAICRMGESDDSILCLATIHCIISKNF